A genomic window from Thermococcus nautili includes:
- the mpgP gene encoding mannosyl-3-phosphoglycerate phosphatase, which translates to MIRVIFLDLDGTLLGSDYSPEGARPVIGELLRRGYEVVVNTSKTRFEVEYYLRAWNLEKPFVVENGSAVYVPVNYLPPKVVGEFGVKRGKYRVIELGRPYSEIKRALDELSPEYGLKYYGNSTLDEVKAFTGLPEELAELAMKREYSETVFRWAKNGFEAELEKIGFRVSMGTRFLNVTGNTDKGKGASALLELYSLLGGVESYALGDGENDFPLFEVVDNAFIVGNLSHPKAKHISSIEELLGVIP; encoded by the coding sequence TTGATTCGGGTCATCTTCCTCGACCTCGACGGAACCCTCCTGGGAAGCGATTACTCGCCCGAAGGGGCCCGTCCCGTCATTGGGGAGCTCCTGAGGCGGGGCTACGAGGTCGTTGTGAACACCTCAAAGACCCGCTTTGAAGTCGAGTACTACCTGAGAGCCTGGAACCTTGAGAAGCCCTTCGTGGTTGAAAACGGGAGCGCGGTCTACGTTCCGGTCAACTACCTCCCTCCCAAGGTCGTCGGTGAGTTCGGGGTGAAACGCGGAAAGTACCGCGTGATTGAGCTCGGGAGGCCCTATTCAGAGATAAAGCGCGCGCTCGACGAACTGTCCCCTGAGTACGGGCTCAAGTACTACGGCAACTCAACCCTCGACGAGGTTAAGGCCTTCACGGGCCTGCCAGAGGAGCTCGCAGAGCTCGCGATGAAGCGCGAATACAGCGAGACGGTATTCAGGTGGGCAAAAAATGGGTTCGAGGCGGAGCTTGAAAAGATTGGATTTAGAGTAAGCATGGGGACGAGGTTCCTGAACGTCACCGGCAACACAGACAAGGGTAAGGGGGCCAGTGCTCTCCTCGAACTCTACTCTCTCCTCGGCGGGGTTGAGAGCTACGCGCTTGGGGACGGCGAGAACGACTTTCCCCTGTTTGAGGTCGTTGATAACGCTTTCATAGTTGGGAACCTCTCCCACCCAAAGGCTAAGCATATAAGCTCGATTGAAGAACTCCTGGGGGTGATACCGTGA
- the glmM gene encoding phosphoglucosamine mutase — MGKLFGTFGVRGIANEKITPEFALKMGMAFGTMLKREGRKKPLVVVGRDTRVSGEMLKNALISGLLSVGCDVIDVGIAPTPAIQWATNHFKADGGAVITASHNPPEYNGIKLLEPNGMGLKKEREAVVEEIFFAEDFDRAKWDEIGEVREEDIIKPYIEAIKSRVDVEAIRKRRPFVVVDTSNGAGSLTLPYLLRELGCKVVSVNAHPDGHFPARNPEPNEENLKDFMKIVKALGADFGVAQDGDADRAVFIDENGRFIQGDKTFALVADAVLRENGGGLLVTTIATSNLLDDIAKKNNAKVMRTKVGDLIVARALLEHNGTIGGEENGGVIFPDFVLGRDGAMTTAKIVEIFAKSGKKFSELIDELPKYYQFKTKRKVEGDRKAIVAKVAELARARGYEIDTTDGTKILFPDGWVLVRASGTEPIIRIFSEAKSEEKAREYLELGLKLLEEAL, encoded by the coding sequence ATGGGAAAGCTGTTCGGAACCTTCGGCGTCCGCGGGATAGCCAACGAGAAGATAACGCCCGAGTTCGCGCTCAAGATGGGCATGGCCTTCGGGACGATGCTCAAGCGCGAGGGAAGGAAGAAACCGCTGGTCGTCGTCGGCAGGGACACGAGGGTGAGCGGTGAGATGCTGAAGAACGCGCTCATCAGCGGACTCCTCAGTGTCGGCTGTGACGTCATCGACGTGGGAATAGCACCCACTCCTGCAATACAGTGGGCCACCAACCACTTCAAGGCCGACGGCGGGGCGGTTATTACGGCCAGCCACAATCCACCGGAGTACAACGGCATAAAGCTCCTCGAGCCAAATGGAATGGGCCTCAAGAAGGAGCGCGAAGCGGTCGTTGAGGAAATATTCTTTGCCGAGGACTTCGACAGGGCGAAGTGGGACGAGATTGGTGAGGTTCGCGAGGAGGACATCATCAAGCCCTACATCGAGGCGATAAAGAGCAGGGTGGACGTTGAGGCAATCAGGAAGAGAAGGCCCTTCGTTGTCGTTGACACCTCCAACGGCGCCGGTTCTCTAACACTCCCGTATCTCCTGCGGGAGCTCGGCTGTAAAGTTGTGAGCGTCAACGCCCACCCGGACGGCCACTTCCCGGCCAGAAACCCGGAGCCGAACGAGGAGAACCTCAAGGACTTCATGAAGATTGTTAAGGCCCTCGGTGCCGACTTCGGCGTTGCCCAGGACGGCGACGCGGACAGGGCGGTGTTCATAGACGAGAACGGGCGCTTCATCCAGGGTGACAAGACCTTCGCCCTCGTTGCCGATGCGGTTCTCAGGGAAAACGGCGGCGGTCTGCTCGTGACAACGATAGCGACCTCGAACCTGCTCGATGACATTGCGAAGAAGAACAACGCGAAGGTTATGCGCACGAAGGTTGGAGACCTCATCGTCGCGAGGGCTTTGCTTGAGCACAACGGAACCATCGGCGGCGAGGAGAACGGTGGCGTCATCTTCCCTGACTTCGTCCTCGGAAGGGACGGGGCGATGACGACTGCAAAGATAGTCGAGATTTTCGCGAAGAGCGGAAAGAAGTTCAGCGAGCTGATTGATGAGCTGCCGAAGTACTACCAGTTCAAGACGAAAAGGAAAGTTGAAGGCGACAGGAAGGCGATAGTTGCCAAGGTTGCCGAGCTCGCTAGGGCGAGGGGTTACGAGATAGACACCACCGACGGGACGAAGATACTCTTCCCCGACGGTTGGGTTCTGGTTAGGGCCAGCGGAACCGAGCCGATAATAAGGATTTTCAGCGAAGCGAAGAGCGAGGAGAAGGCCAGGGAGTACCTTGAGCTCGGGTTGAAGTTGCTGGAGGAAGCCCTCTAA
- the pgiA gene encoding glucose-6-phosphate isomerase gives MEYKRPFGVRIDENGVIPGAKKLVRRLSDMRGYFYDEKAYEELLKEDPVVYEVYAVEQEEKDGDLNFATTILYPGKVGKEFFFTKGHFHAKADRAEIYYALKGKGGMLLQTPEGEVEWVPMEPGTVVYVPPYWAHRTVNTGDEPFIFLAIYPADAGHDYGSIKEKGFAKLVVEENGEVKLIDNPRWK, from the coding sequence ATGGAGTACAAGAGACCCTTCGGCGTCAGGATTGATGAGAACGGAGTCATCCCCGGGGCGAAGAAGCTCGTTAGAAGGCTCAGCGACATGAGGGGCTACTTCTACGACGAGAAGGCCTACGAGGAGCTTCTCAAAGAGGACCCCGTTGTTTACGAGGTCTACGCGGTTGAGCAGGAGGAGAAGGACGGCGACCTCAACTTCGCGACGACAATACTCTATCCGGGCAAAGTTGGTAAGGAGTTCTTCTTCACTAAGGGCCACTTCCACGCGAAAGCGGACAGGGCCGAAATCTACTACGCCCTCAAGGGGAAGGGCGGAATGCTCCTCCAGACGCCGGAAGGGGAAGTTGAGTGGGTTCCAATGGAGCCGGGAACTGTCGTTTATGTTCCTCCATACTGGGCGCACAGGACGGTGAACACCGGCGACGAGCCTTTCATCTTCCTCGCGATATACCCGGCAGACGCGGGCCACGACTACGGCTCGATAAAGGAGAAGGGCTTCGCCAAGCTCGTCGTCGAGGAGAACGGCGAGGTCAAGCTGATAGACAACCCGCGCTGGAAGTGA
- a CDS encoding ADP-specific glucokinase, translated as MWDGLYASAFERVRAKVGNVKGVLLAYNTNIDAIKYLKKSDLEARVEKAGKEEVLRYSEELPEKITSVPQLLGSILWSVRRGKAAELFVESCPVRFYMRRWGWDELRMGGQVGIMANLLGGVYGIPVVAHVPQLSKLQAGLFKDGPIYVPKVENGELRLVHPRDFDGDEESCIHFIYEFPRGFRVLDFEAPRENRFIGAADDYNTTLFIRDEFREHFDEIASGVSLAVISGLQALTKDNYREPFETIREHLKVLNEKNIPAHLEFAFTPDETVRKAILDLLPAFWSVGLNEVELASIMEVMGEKNLAEKLLANDPVDPIAVTEAMLKLAELGVKRIHFHTYGYYLALTAYRGEFIRDALLFAALAAAAKAKLGDVPSIDEIVRAMDVPVNERAKPVEKALASEYGMRNGIAEVNGYQLAFVPTKIVAKPKSTVGIGDTISSSAFVGEFALR; from the coding sequence ATGTGGGACGGGCTTTACGCTTCTGCCTTCGAGAGGGTTAGGGCTAAGGTAGGCAACGTTAAGGGCGTTCTCCTGGCCTACAACACCAACATCGACGCCATCAAATACCTCAAAAAGAGCGACCTCGAGGCGAGGGTTGAAAAGGCTGGAAAGGAAGAAGTCCTCCGCTACTCCGAGGAACTGCCCGAGAAGATAACGAGCGTTCCCCAGTTGCTCGGCTCAATCCTCTGGAGCGTCAGGAGGGGCAAGGCGGCTGAGCTGTTCGTCGAGAGCTGTCCCGTCCGCTTCTACATGAGGCGCTGGGGCTGGGACGAGCTCAGGATGGGCGGTCAGGTCGGCATAATGGCCAACCTCCTCGGGGGAGTTTACGGGATTCCTGTTGTGGCGCACGTTCCCCAGCTCTCGAAGCTCCAGGCGGGCCTCTTCAAGGACGGGCCGATTTACGTGCCCAAGGTCGAAAACGGTGAGCTCAGGCTCGTCCACCCGAGGGACTTCGATGGCGACGAGGAGAGCTGCATACATTTCATCTACGAGTTTCCCAGGGGCTTCAGGGTTCTTGACTTCGAGGCCCCGCGCGAAAACCGCTTCATAGGTGCCGCCGACGACTACAACACCACCCTCTTCATCCGCGACGAGTTCAGGGAGCACTTTGACGAGATTGCATCCGGCGTCAGCCTCGCGGTAATCAGCGGGCTTCAGGCCCTGACCAAGGACAACTACCGTGAGCCCTTTGAGACGATAAGGGAGCACCTGAAGGTTCTCAACGAGAAGAACATTCCCGCCCACCTCGAGTTCGCCTTTACTCCGGACGAAACCGTTCGGAAGGCCATCCTCGACCTGCTTCCCGCTTTCTGGAGCGTCGGCCTGAACGAGGTCGAGCTGGCCTCGATAATGGAAGTGATGGGCGAGAAGAATTTGGCGGAAAAGCTCCTCGCAAACGACCCCGTTGACCCGATTGCGGTCACCGAAGCGATGCTCAAGCTGGCTGAGCTCGGCGTTAAGAGGATTCACTTCCACACCTACGGCTACTACCTCGCGCTGACCGCTTACAGGGGCGAGTTCATTCGCGATGCGCTGCTCTTCGCGGCTTTAGCGGCGGCGGCGAAGGCCAAGCTCGGCGACGTTCCCTCGATAGACGAGATAGTCAGGGCCATGGACGTGCCCGTGAACGAGAGGGCAAAACCTGTCGAGAAAGCCCTTGCCAGTGAGTACGGGATGAGAAACGGCATAGCTGAGGTCAACGGTTATCAGCTCGCCTTCGTTCCGACCAAGATAGTGGCCAAACCGAAGTCAACCGTCGGCATAGGCGACACCATATCGAGCTCGGCCTTCGTCGGGGAGTTCGCCCTCCGCTGA
- the mpgS gene encoding mannosyl-3-phosphoglycerate synthase, with amino-acid sequence MLLEAPVYKELFGAVEIYEVQKVIKLDSETRDVGTFTVRNVPREDIYRILEDIAIVVPMKDEKLQLVDGVLKAIPHQCPIIIVSNSKREGPNLFKQEVDLVKHFYNLTRSRIIMVHQKDPGLAKAFKKTGYTGILDGDSVRSGKGEGMLIGLLLAKAIGAKYVGFVDADNYIPGSVNEYVKDYAAGFLMSESDYTMVRLSWRHKPKVTTKGLYFKKWGRVSEITNRYMNELFGVATNFETNIIATGNAGEHAMSIKLAEIMPFATGYAIEPYELVYLFETFGRWGKGKEEVYDQGVEVFQIETLNPHLHEDKGQEHVKDMILSSLGTIYHSELATESLKRRILEELRIHGLLGENEEPPKPKVMPPVEGVDVSEWMKTLEDEAETLLEFEV; translated from the coding sequence TTGCTACTTGAGGCGCCGGTTTATAAGGAGCTCTTCGGGGCGGTTGAAATATACGAGGTTCAGAAGGTCATAAAGCTGGACAGCGAGACGAGGGACGTTGGAACCTTCACCGTCAGGAACGTTCCCAGGGAGGACATCTACCGAATCCTCGAGGATATAGCGATAGTAGTCCCGATGAAGGACGAGAAGCTTCAGCTCGTCGACGGCGTGCTCAAGGCCATTCCGCACCAGTGCCCGATAATAATCGTCTCGAACAGCAAGCGGGAGGGGCCGAACCTCTTCAAGCAGGAGGTGGATTTGGTAAAACACTTCTACAACCTCACGCGCTCGCGGATAATAATGGTCCACCAGAAGGACCCGGGCCTGGCCAAGGCCTTCAAAAAGACGGGCTACACAGGGATACTCGACGGCGACTCGGTGAGGAGCGGTAAGGGGGAGGGCATGCTAATCGGCCTGCTCCTCGCGAAAGCCATTGGCGCGAAATACGTTGGCTTCGTCGATGCCGACAACTACATTCCAGGCTCCGTGAACGAGTACGTCAAGGACTACGCCGCTGGTTTTCTCATGAGCGAGAGCGACTACACGATGGTCAGGCTGAGCTGGCGCCACAAGCCCAAGGTGACGACGAAGGGGCTCTACTTCAAGAAGTGGGGGCGCGTAAGCGAGATAACCAACCGCTACATGAACGAGCTCTTTGGGGTCGCCACCAACTTCGAGACCAACATCATAGCGACGGGAAACGCCGGCGAGCACGCGATGAGCATAAAGCTCGCGGAGATAATGCCCTTTGCAACGGGCTACGCCATAGAGCCCTACGAGCTGGTCTACCTCTTCGAGACCTTCGGAAGGTGGGGTAAAGGTAAGGAAGAGGTCTACGACCAGGGCGTTGAGGTCTTCCAGATTGAGACCCTTAATCCCCACCTCCACGAAGACAAGGGGCAGGAGCACGTGAAGGACATGATTCTAAGCTCCCTCGGGACGATATACCACTCTGAACTCGCCACCGAGAGCCTAAAGAGGAGAATCCTTGAAGAGCTCCGCATTCACGGCCTCCTCGGCGAGAACGAGGAACCCCCGAAGCCCAAAGTTATGCCCCCCGTTGAGGGAGTGGACGTGAGCGAGTGGATGAAAACCCTCGAGGACGAGGCTGAGACGCTCCTCGAGTTCGAGGTGTGA
- a CDS encoding TraB domain-containing protein has translation MNYLRYVKLIGTMHVSPRSREEVIRTILEERPHAVAIELDRARFLGMERNVELTLEDSLRMGRAGLINYALAKVEEKLGETFGMAPGEEMKAAIESAKLLGIPLYLIDEDISVILSKISSAPFREKLLMALEGLSVFLPLGKAEIGDPMEEYRTMMVEFRRRYPYLYRVLVEERNEVMARNLMAIVDSLLARGIKRPKVIAVVGLGHKPGIERILNGRYFYMEK, from the coding sequence ATGAACTACCTTCGCTACGTTAAGCTAATAGGCACGATGCACGTCTCGCCGAGGAGCAGGGAGGAGGTCATCAGGACGATACTAGAGGAGAGGCCACACGCAGTCGCGATAGAGCTCGACAGGGCACGCTTCCTGGGAATGGAGCGGAACGTCGAGCTGACGCTTGAAGATTCACTCAGAATGGGCAGGGCTGGATTGATAAACTACGCTTTGGCCAAGGTCGAAGAAAAGCTCGGCGAGACCTTCGGAATGGCACCCGGCGAGGAGATGAAGGCCGCGATAGAGTCGGCGAAGCTGTTGGGAATCCCGCTATACCTGATTGACGAGGACATCAGCGTAATCCTCTCCAAGATTTCCTCGGCACCCTTCAGGGAGAAGCTCCTCATGGCGCTCGAGGGTTTAAGCGTTTTCCTGCCCCTCGGAAAGGCCGAGATAGGCGACCCGATGGAGGAGTACAGGACGATGATGGTCGAGTTCAGGCGTCGCTACCCCTACCTCTACCGCGTCCTCGTCGAGGAGCGCAACGAGGTGATGGCGAGAAACCTGATGGCGATAGTGGACTCACTCCTCGCGCGGGGGATTAAACGGCCTAAAGTTATAGCCGTCGTCGGCCTCGGGCACAAGCCCGGCATCGAGAGGATTCTGAACGGACGTTACTTTTATATGGAGAAGTGA
- a CDS encoding ribonuclease Z, which produces MLQVIFLGTGGIMPTRERNVPAVALRYKGEVILFDVGEGTIRQMNTAKLSPMKVEKIFITHFHGDHYLGLGGLIQTMNLWNREKPLHIYGPKYTFEFVQNFINSGFFRPVFDIHVHELGETRLKFGDYEIWSFKVEHGIPALGYVFKEKDKRGKFLPEKLKQYGLKPGPMLGKLEREGQIEWNGRIIRLEDVTGPRRRGVKIVYTGDTEPAERVRLFSERADLLIHDATYLSDEDRGDSYHSTVKEACETAKSSKVKLLALFHRAFRYTYDEYLREASKICREFGVNFVVPRDFDVLTYKSGEWQLQSLLEGGR; this is translated from the coding sequence ATGCTTCAGGTGATTTTTCTCGGCACCGGCGGGATAATGCCGACGCGTGAGAGGAACGTTCCAGCGGTGGCGCTCCGCTACAAGGGCGAGGTTATACTCTTCGACGTCGGCGAGGGCACGATAAGGCAGATGAACACCGCGAAGCTCAGTCCGATGAAGGTCGAGAAGATTTTCATCACCCACTTCCACGGCGACCACTACCTCGGGCTCGGCGGGTTGATTCAGACGATGAACCTCTGGAACCGGGAAAAGCCCCTCCACATCTACGGGCCGAAGTACACCTTCGAGTTCGTGCAGAACTTCATTAACAGCGGTTTCTTCAGGCCGGTTTTTGATATACACGTCCACGAGCTCGGTGAAACGAGGCTTAAGTTCGGGGACTACGAAATCTGGAGCTTCAAGGTCGAGCACGGGATTCCTGCTCTGGGATACGTCTTCAAGGAGAAGGACAAGCGAGGAAAGTTCCTGCCCGAGAAGCTTAAGCAGTACGGCCTCAAGCCCGGGCCGATGCTCGGAAAGCTTGAGAGGGAAGGCCAAATTGAGTGGAACGGCCGGATAATCCGCCTCGAAGACGTTACCGGACCGAGGAGGCGGGGGGTTAAGATAGTCTACACCGGCGACACCGAGCCAGCCGAGAGAGTGAGGCTCTTCTCAGAGAGGGCCGATTTGCTGATTCACGACGCCACTTACCTCAGCGATGAGGATAGGGGAGATAGCTACCACTCCACAGTTAAGGAGGCCTGTGAGACCGCGAAGAGCTCGAAGGTCAAGCTACTCGCCCTATTCCACAGGGCTTTCCGCTACACCTACGACGAATACCTGAGAGAGGCATCGAAGATATGCCGGGAATTCGGCGTGAACTTCGTCGTTCCGAGGGACTTCGACGTTTTAACGTACAAATCTGGCGAGTGGCAACTCCAGAGCCTTCTGGAGGGAGGAAGATGA
- a CDS encoding mannose-1-phosphate guanylyltransferase/mannose-6-phosphate isomerase, with product MKTVILAGGKGTRLWPLSRELMPKQFVRFLDDRSLFQKTVERALLFSKPSEIFIVTNRNYRFRVLDDLRELGVEIPEDNILLEPSARNTLPAILWATLRIEEEFGNSVVAVLPSDHLIEVNEAYERAFENAERLAKNHLVTFGIKPTRPHTGYGYIKPGEKIEENGRIIGYTVSEFKEKPDLETAKRYVESGYYWNSGMFAFSSSLFIEEVQKHASDVWEAFEESGDIEEAYNRVPEISIDYGVMEKTDKAAVVPLNTKWSDLGSFDAIYEVLEKDSDGNAVRVRGKKGYHVGVNSRNNLIMTERLTATVGVEDLIIIDTGDALLVAKKGESQRVKEVYKALKELGDERVIVHRTAYRPWGSYTVLEEGDRYKIKRLTVLPGKKLSLQMHYHRSEHWVVVRGTAKVIVGDREILLRPGESTFIPAGVKHRLENPGKVVLEVIETQIGEYLGEDDIVRFDDEFGRV from the coding sequence GTGAAAACCGTAATCCTTGCGGGAGGAAAGGGAACGAGGCTGTGGCCCCTGAGCAGGGAGCTGATGCCAAAGCAGTTCGTCCGCTTCCTCGACGATAGGAGCCTCTTCCAGAAGACCGTTGAGAGGGCACTTCTCTTCTCAAAGCCGAGCGAGATATTCATTGTAACAAACAGAAACTACCGCTTCCGCGTTCTGGACGACTTAAGGGAGCTGGGCGTTGAAATCCCCGAGGACAACATCCTCCTTGAACCGAGCGCCAGGAACACCCTGCCGGCCATCCTCTGGGCGACGCTCAGGATAGAGGAGGAGTTTGGGAACTCGGTCGTTGCGGTTTTACCAAGCGACCACCTCATAGAGGTCAACGAGGCCTACGAGAGGGCCTTTGAGAACGCTGAGAGGCTGGCTAAAAACCACCTCGTCACCTTCGGAATCAAGCCGACCAGACCACACACGGGCTACGGCTACATAAAGCCGGGCGAGAAGATTGAAGAGAACGGAAGGATAATCGGATACACGGTTTCAGAGTTCAAGGAGAAGCCCGACCTCGAGACGGCAAAGCGCTACGTCGAAAGCGGTTACTACTGGAACAGCGGGATGTTCGCGTTCTCAAGCTCGCTTTTCATTGAGGAGGTTCAGAAGCACGCCTCCGACGTCTGGGAGGCCTTTGAGGAGAGCGGTGACATAGAGGAGGCCTACAACCGCGTCCCGGAGATAAGCATAGACTACGGCGTCATGGAGAAGACAGACAAAGCGGCAGTCGTTCCCCTCAACACGAAGTGGAGCGACCTTGGAAGCTTCGACGCCATCTACGAGGTCCTTGAGAAGGACTCCGACGGGAACGCGGTCAGGGTTCGCGGAAAGAAGGGCTACCACGTCGGCGTCAATTCAAGGAACAATCTCATAATGACCGAGAGGCTCACCGCGACTGTTGGCGTTGAGGACTTGATAATCATAGACACTGGTGATGCATTGCTCGTGGCGAAAAAGGGCGAGAGCCAGCGCGTCAAGGAGGTCTACAAGGCACTTAAGGAGCTCGGCGACGAGCGCGTCATCGTCCACAGAACAGCTTACCGGCCCTGGGGAAGCTACACAGTGCTTGAAGAAGGCGACCGCTACAAGATAAAGCGCCTGACCGTTCTGCCGGGCAAGAAGCTCTCCCTCCAGATGCATTACCACCGCTCCGAGCACTGGGTCGTGGTCAGGGGAACCGCCAAGGTCATCGTCGGGGATAGGGAGATACTCCTCCGGCCCGGGGAGAGCACGTTCATTCCCGCTGGCGTTAAGCACCGCCTTGAGAACCCGGGAAAGGTCGTTCTGGAGGTCATAGAGACCCAGATTGGTGAGTACCTCGGCGAGGACGACATAGTTCGCTTTGACGACGAGTTCGGGAGGGTCTGA
- a CDS encoding KH domain-containing protein has translation MRDRLEKMLNVEILDIEETDDKIIVYVPADKVRIAVGSGGAAVKAAELVIGKKIEVRAKE, from the coding sequence ATGAGGGACAGGCTTGAGAAGATGCTGAACGTGGAAATACTCGACATTGAGGAGACCGACGATAAGATTATCGTCTACGTTCCCGCTGATAAGGTTAGAATCGCGGTCGGGAGCGGTGGTGCGGCCGTCAAAGCTGCCGAGCTCGTAATCGGCAAGAAGATTGAAGTCCGCGCCAAGGAATGA